CTACCATAAGAGTACGCGATGCACGTAAATGGAATTAAAATTAGCTCGCAGGTTAGTCATTTCAACATATCTATAGCGTTTCAGATATTCGCATAAAATCAAACACAGTTGAAGACTTACCAGTTACATTCAACAATAATGCATCGTAAtcactgaaataaaattatttctcaCATAAACAAGTACTATGTGACTAATTCCTCATTACTACACGATAACAATAAAATACGACATTATTTTATTCTATTCGTCTTTTTCTattcactttttagttttttatttttccatgtcAGTAAGTACTGTTTATTCGCGACTGGAAGGCGACATGAAAAACTTGCCAGCTCGAACGTCGCGTTGATTTGTGCACTGCTACATAAGCGGCAACTCGGCAACTTAGCAACTTCGTTTCGCGTCAGTggaacgaaaatgataagaagttgcTCGGTTATTGGCTGGAACTAGGGGGTTTGTTATTCTCACATACAGTTAGCAACCTTATCGCATATCAATGCTCAAACTCGTtccttttttccaaacaaacatcaatccaaaattccaaatgcAAAATCGTATTATCAATCAATCGCAATCAATGGATAAACTTATGGAATGTTTTTGGAATGAAATTAATTgatgtaataattttattttaatagtaATTATTACTAGTTGCAATTCGCAGCTAtggattttatttaatttttgatgggAAACAGGACCTGGAAGGAGATTTAACGGGATAATAAAGATAAAGATCAACATCAATCATCATATTGTCATAGTCATATATGTATAATTCTGCATATTTTCTGATTTCCGattctaaatttctaaattaaatttttcatcgaggaTTACGATTATTAGAATAATACTTCagcatttcatttttaactctACGTTTTCTACTCGTCAGTCCGTCAGTCGTCATTCAACTTGTGGACTTGATCTACTACTACTCGATATTGTTTCAAGTTGAAAGATCAGAGCCATCAGAGAGAGGTAAATGCTTGCCGTTTTACCCTACAATGTTCCAATTATTCCACTTTGGTTCGAACTCTATTCCTGATCCCAATCatttaaaacgaataaaattctgaaagtgAAATTATACTTAGACATATCATACACCCAGATTCTCAATCTAACTGTAGttcctttgatttttcatttctcagacATTCCTCCGTAAATTTATTGTGTCTATACTAAATGATAAATTCATAAGTGTATGAAACACGATGACATACACAAGATTATAAGAATAAACCTTGCGAATTGAAACTAGCGATTGTGATTATTCAATCAGAAGTTGGGATCATAAAACTTCAAACACATCATCTTCAAATAGTTTTAATTACGTACGTCGTCTTGTTTCAGtcgcaaaattattaaattttaataacttaATATTAATACTTAATTCTTTTTCCAACGAAATGGCGATTTATCACTGATTTATGTTCATCAGAAAATGATAACTGATAAGTGAGTGAACACTGAACAGTGAACGTTTCATTGTTGATTCGTTCGCGTAGGTTGCTAACTGTATGTGAGAATAACAAATCCCGGAACgggcaaccaaatcaaaattttttgatttggttgccaagTTGCCAGTTGCTGGTGCTAGTACGAAAGTTGCACGCGAAAAACAGTATGCCGTATGCGAGCGCGTACGCGTACATGTATACGCGCGTGGGGGGGTAGTTTTCGTCGCTGTTTGCCAGCTTGTATACTGAACGAAAACGCTACTCGGCAAGCAGCGTTCGTGGCTGGGTGGTGAAAGAAACGGATTACGGTGCGGGAGGTCTAGAGATCGATCCCCGCCGGATccggaaattttgtaaaattttttttcgattcaaatttttttcaaattgattattgaacgatcatgtgaatttattttattttttccttctttttcgtCACGAATACTGTTTTTTTGGAAAGTGTGCGCATTAGGCGAGGCCAGAGATGgggcgattcgaatcgcggaaATGAATcgcggatcaattttgaatcggattcagaatcggattcagaatcggattcaaaataaaaatgaatcgtgaaaatttgaatCCGATTCACAACTTTAGCTGAATCGCACTGtcgcgattcaattttttgcgattcaccaattttttccaattttttattttttttcttcaaggaaTGTTTTTgacagggatggaaagctagccgaaagctaaaagctgaaagttgaaaGCCAAaggaagtttgggattttttaaagctaaaagctatagccaaaagctttattttttcagctttctttcagctttttacCTTTTCTTGCAAGTTTCTCTGGttaagtttcagtttcagttttttgtaattgtaatattagtccggcatatgacaataggagtaattgcaccccccccctccccgccgatcaaacgggacaaattttttcttaaaggggacaccctaaggaacatttcaaagcaaactcgcccaaaaaaaagttggccttacttacaaaatggcggccattttgattcacaggtcagctgaaatcgcagattttgcgtttcaacttcaacataggactagcatgaaatttttcaaactttacaaaggtaaatcgaaagatcatgctaaaatttatcacctgtcaaaatttcaagtgctaaaatgcgtttttcgatttttggtgaatttttgaaaatcaaattcaggccaaaaatgagggaaaaaatcaaaattttaccaaattgaccaagaaagttgaaatttgagatataccctattttcgacatgccaaatcgattggaaacggtttcaaccagttttgagtagttctgaagcctccagcagatttttaaaactcgaaattcccacaaaattccatcaaattgaagttgtaaagctaaactttattctaaaaactaatttcaatacgctacgaaggaCTGCAGGTgactttcaagtcgttttggagcctccagcgactttttgaaaggttgtatggcgtttttttggaaaattgaaatttcctaaaagtagctggaagcttcaaaaccatttgaaaccaccatgtagtctgcgaagtaaatttcagcttgccaactccatttgataaattaatgttggggaaatttcaagtttcaaaaatctgctggaggctctggtaattttcaaaaaagtcgctgaaggctctaaaatgacttgaacccacctgaagtcgtcttcagatggtgttaaaattggagtgtagagtaaatttcagctttccatctccatttgatgaaattttgtgaaaattcaaagtttcaaaaatcttctggaggcttcaagaattttcaaaaagtcgctggaggctccaaaacgacttgaaattcatttgcagtactttgtagcgtattgaaattagtttttagaataaagtttagctttacaattacaactccaatttgatggaattttgtgggaatttcgagtttcaaaaatctgctggaggctccagaactgctcaaaacgggttgaaaccatttccaatcgatttggcatgtcgaaaatagggtatatcccaaatttcagctttcttggtcaatttggtaaaattttgattttttccctcatttttggcctgaattcgattttcaaaaattcaccaaaagtcgaaaaacgcactttagcacttgaaattttgacaggtgataaattttagcatgatctttcgatttacctttgtgaagtttgaaaaacttcatgcaagtcctatgttgaaacgcaaaatctgcgatttcagctgacctgtcaatgaaaatggccgcaattttgtaagttttgGGCGAGTTTGCTTTacaatgttccttaggatgtcccctttaaaaACCACTCTTGTGGTGTCCTCCCCAatgttcaataaaaaaattcgctcAGGGCAGCAATAgagtaaaatttgcaaaaatagaaaaattgaatcgtgaatcgcaatttttgaatcGCGAGTGCATTTGAGTCCGATTCAGAATCGGATTCACTTGAAAAGTGAATCGCtaattttgaatcggattcgATTTTTTGGGCGAATCGCGCCATTTGAatccgattcattttttttgtgaatcgccCCATCTCtgggcgaggcgaagccgagccgtttaaaatttatatttcactcgatgagcattactccccttggtgagttcagacggaggctggacatttaccgtgtatgtagcacttgcggttgtttataaaaaaactgtactcaccgaggccgaaggccgagggaagttaacagacatagtatgaacaacaaagcgacccgcgcaaccgaggcgaagccgaggtgagcggacacaacgccccccaacactgaaaacagctattttaccaaaatacaaaaattgcaatgaaaaaaattttaaatcgaaataaaatacgCGAAAGGATGCTCGTAAAGCAGTGCCGTAATGTGGTTACACTGTTTTTCGCGTGCAACTTTCGTACTAGCGTTGCTGGTTGCTAGTTGCTGCTGAAGTGCTTATGTAGATGTCGACTTTCCCACGGTGATCGATTTGGCAACAGTGACGTGTTATTGGATAATGCCTTCGTAGTATTACGatacttgaactttttcagatagaaataggtattttcaaatttgaatttttacatttttaattttaaccctTTCGCTCCCGCCGTGCCATATGTGGGACACCACCAAAACGCTCCTCTGGTACCGCCGTGCCATATGTGGGACGCTGACTACCCATACGTAAATGGATGTTTTATCTGTGCTGGGCAATGTAAACGCGTATGTAGCGTTACCATCGGGCTAAGTATACACTAAGGGCcatattcatagacgttacttagggatcacttggctaagtggtgaattttgaagcaatttttccaggcgtgattgaatttttgaaattttgtttttgaataaattgagagattggactccgaagtgttgatttatcattttaaaagtataaaatttttattccttcgtgagaaaaattgaattaaaattcaccacttagccaagtgtcccttaagtaacgtctatgaattcgGCCCTTACTAATAATTCTACAGCTTGGGCCGGCACAGTGTTACCAActttacataaaaatcaaaaaatttcccaaacatttttttttaaattttttttctcatcaaaacgCAAATTTTGTCGGAAATATTTGTGTTTGCTGTTGTAGCAACATTTCGTCGGGATAACAAAGCACCTGAAACATGAAAACGTctaatttacgagtatttttactaatttttctATGATTGAAGAACCAAACAAAATATCACTTTTATgtgcaaaaaatgaatgtttaaaaaattttcatgatgaaaaCATGCATTTAGATACGTAAATGAccaataaaatttgttttacctTCGATTTTTGCATGATTGTAGGTTTTTATTCGTACATGGCCCATGCGTCCCATATATGGGACATGGATTTTAGTAAATTTGGGCGTTGGTGGCCCGTGTGCCATATATGGGACATGAGGTAAACTGGTTTCTAATGCCCTGGTATACCCATATTACATTGATACCTGATGTTCTAAACAGTTTTCCCATGTTTTTAGATCGAAAAATTGGCTGGGCTATGGGTACAGTTTTGGTGGTGTCCCACATATGGCACGGCGGGAGCGAAAGGGttaaagaataaataaaataaaataatgaacggtatatgtacctagttcttaatttgaaatttcaattaattaatttatttaaattttattatcatatcattttcaatcaattttcatatatttttgaattttttaaaaaggtttgGACGGTTTGGTAtctgatattttcattttgggccgtttttctttttcagttcATCTTCATCAGTTCATCAGTTTCAGTATTCAGTTTCAGTTCACACTTCACACGTCACTTCATTTTctttctgattttcaattttcatgcagCCTTCAGATTCAGATTTCATGCCTTCATTTCACACTTCTTCAGTCATCACTGTCATCAGTGCCTTTGCCTTCAGCCCTTCACTCACTTCACTGTTCACTGTTCACTTGTTCAGTGTTCAGCTGTTCACTGTTCACTTGTTCAGTGTTCAGCTGTTCactattattatttattacattATTAGTCTATTAATTTCCGATTTCATTCATTATTCAAATCCAAATCcaataacaaattttaaaattgaataaaaattggatTAGAATAAAAACTTGGtaagaaatgaaagaaaaaagaatgaaaacgAGTAAAACGACTTCTGtcgtttttcatattttcattgtATCTTGCATTGTTTTCTACTTTCTGCTGCTGCTGGGAATATGAGGCGGGTAGAGAAAAGCAGTTCTAGCCTTCCCCTTCCATTTCAAACAATGATTATCTTAAATGGGAGCATTGGGAGCTGAGCACAGCAAATTcgttttaaacttttaaattctccaaaaaaaagagGGTGCTTCTTCTAGTCCTGAGTATTGAATAATTGTTTACTagtgagtaaatttttctaacGGTGATCAAGATCAAGaggtcaaaaagttcaaaacttcGAAAGGATCACAAGATTTACTAGATTAGTAAATTAAACGATCACGATAACATAACTACATTGAAGTACCTAAATATTGAGATAGTAAGGCTTAATTAGGCATAATTCCGCATAAATATATTTCGTTCCCCTTTTATTCCGtttagaaaaaactgaaatgaaaatttggaataaatacCTTGGCCTGGGCGGCTTATGTCAGTTATGTCGAAGGCTGTCAACTCATCATACATAACTATTGGGAACACCGAGCTCATTATTAACAAACTAATATTTCCTCACTACTAAAATTCAAGTTAgcattaaagatgaaaaaatttgttgaaaaaaaatatgcgtATCAAATCCTCAATTTGCCTACCTAAAAACTCACAACcttaatttcaagttcaattcaAATAATCATTAGCGAAATGTTTTCTACTCACAAGTCATAACCTTTACCAACATCACTGTTTTGATTAGGTACTTGTAAGTTGTACTTACAACTCCTATTTTGTGGCCATAAATTGATCCGACATCCAGGCACAGTGCCTACCAGTTCAATACACTAAGCTAGGATtgtaaaagtgaaatttatttatcgTTACGTACGAAACAAAATCTACctatcacaaaatttcaaaggcaGTAGTATCTTCGGcacttctttatttttaaatttgttacAACAAAAACAACTCGATGCAAATGAAATATTGAGAAATTGCGCGTTACATGAAATGCCTATTTTCTACCGTTATCGGTAATATTAAATTTCGAaactgaaactttcaaaaattgcatttaccTAACAACCATGCAGCGTATTCAAAAAACTTTGGCATAAACAGAAAGTTTCATTTCCGCTATAAATAAATCTTGTCATTGATTAACGACGTTGAAATTGACATTCGATTAACGATCCCTAGATGCATTTCAGTTCGTGATTGTTTTTAATCGTGTTAATTACCGTGcttaagtttttaaattttttttatataattacAAAAATGGTTGGTGgaattaatttataatttttaatttttttaaatgaatgattttttttaattcgttgtTTTTTACCTTACAGGAGTTGTTGAGTAAAGATCAGATCAGAAGTAAGTAATAATATCATTTCTTTCTACCATGCTTCATATTTTCGTGTTTTAGAACTACTTATTCAAAAACCTGAGAGTTAGttggaaaattcaataatttttttttcttcgaatttccAACCTACCTCTGTTGTGGTAGACGCTTCCTATGTGTTTTAAATAGGTAGTTATTCGTGATATTGTACTGAGGACATTCTGAAGATCATTATTTTTCTAGATGATCTGAGAGTGAAAGGAAGTCTTTTGTCTCAAAGATAAAATTCACTCAAGTAAATTTGAGAACAATTGATTTTCTAATCGTTGAAATGCCATTAGTTACATTCtatgttttcttttaaaatgcaTCGTTTTCGAAatggaataggtacctatttatgaaaaatttctgtttttgaatttatatcTAGTTTCTTTggattttacctaattttgtcatttttattttttaaaattaaatttctatcaacttacattttgatctttttcttcgagtttcgatatcatttttctttaatttttaccaGTTTcccaaatacctacttgaacctttcagaaaattcttcagTTAGTTTTGATTAACAGaccttcatcaaaaaatcaatcacgtaaataaaatacaaatacacgTGCGCCTCAGATatgcattattatttttttttaatttgctcatTGTCTTAATTATGTATTATCTATTATTTACAGTTTTAAAAAGAGCGTTCGAAACCCTTGATACATCTAAAAAGGGTGTCATATCGGTAGAAGATCTTGGAAGTATTTTGGACACATTAGGCCAACACCAGAACGATCAAACACTGAAAGAACTGGTAGCATCGGTCGATAGAAACGGTAATTCATTGTAAATGAGTTAGTTCGACTGAATTACACAGCTAcacctacctatgtacctacttcataattttttttttcaggcaaaGGTACTTTGACATTTGAAGAATTATGCGAATTAGGAGTCAAGTTTATGGGCGAGGAAGAAGAAGATCTAGATAAAATGCGCGACGAATTGAGAGAGGCTTTCAGATTGTACGATAGAGAAGGTAGGCATCAAGAccgaatttttaatcaaaattttcaaatgtggacgcgaattctcattttaaaatgccATGTGATTTTGCAGGCGATGGCTATATCACTACAGAAGTCCTCAAAGAAATTTTACAAGAGTTGGATCCAAATCTAAGTTACTCGGATCTTGAACAAATTATAGAAGAGGTCGACGCTGATGGATCGGGAACTGTAGATTTTGATGGTGAGATACAAatacaactttttaatttttttaatcattccGTTAGGTGCTACAtctaatgaaataattacatttTGTAGAATTTATGGAAATGATGATGGGATAATATCGACAATAGGTATCGTAAATCAACGGAACAGTTGCTCGTGAGAATATTTACGTATTTGGTGCGCTTCTTCGATTTTTTACACAAACGAACATGTTTTTAGTCATATCAACAACACACGCTTATAATAAATAGTCGTGAATTATGATACTGTGATGCATGTTATTGATGTCCATCGTGTCCAATAAATCTTAGCATATTCAATGTGGAAACGCACAGATTGCTCATcatagtttgtttttttttttaacgtgttGATGAAATACATTGAAACAttgtattttcaaagttgaattgcAACATCACGAAgatgattttcactttttatgagTATGTTCGTATGTGAGGTAATTTAGTCCAGGAATTGAATAATATGTAGATAAAAATGATCATCATTTAAATGAAGATATTGATAGGCAGtatcccagatttttttttctttttcaaattgaacattTGAAGAACATGAATAGATACTTAGTATAAATAGCTGGGCAATGGATTAAAATAGTTTGCTAATAATTTACAATCCTGatctgagaattttttattcaaaatattactaTGAAATAATAGAATGCATTTTCGAGCCTCAAAGCTACAATTTCTTTTAAGTATAGTCAATTTTATGGAGAGAAGGGAGTGTATTGGGATTGGgatggttgaaaattcaatttttaaaaatcaatcattgTTGTATCATTCCAGTGAATTCCggtctgaaaaataaatttggtaCGGTTTATATGTTCTAaatctgatttcaaattttttgtaaaaatgttgaaattagttaTCGTTTTTCTCAACCCGAAGTTTCGGATTTTTCTTACAATTAGAAaatctagcaaaaaaaaaaaatcttgaaaaattgagctaaacAGTTTTcgcaaaaaagtgcatttttaggGTACCTACACAGTTCTGCTTGCATAATACGAACTTGAGATTCATATGACGACTTTTTTGAGtggaaaagtaaattttttgtaaaaagagtaaaaatctAGGTAAATTTGACTCGATGAATTGAAATACCTacggcgatgaaaaaaaatatcgatcgAATGAGGTTGTCCCAGTGTAGGGCGGAAAATTTtgtcatatttgcaaaaaatataatatttttggcTACCTACGCATAACTGAAAGTGAAGAGATCATGAAATCGAAGgtgaaaaaagatttcaaaaatttttaggacAACTTATTGAgtaagaagtgaattttttgaaattggattctcaatgaaaatttttaggttTTATAGGATGAAGATAGAGATATTCAAACTTGAGTTGAATCATCGTGAAAAGAGTGAACATCTGAATAAGAAACCTAACTCGATAAATCAAGTGGTTGGTAACAGAGTTTAAAAAACCACCTTAAATATCCGGATCAAATTCACtggaattattaattttcgaaaaattaaaaatattgaagagATCCTTCTGTGCCGCGGGAAACATGTAAAAAGTAGGTAcgcagaaaaatcaaattcttacCAAAGGCTTTAAATCGACAacaaaaatggttaaatttggtTTAGGAAGGCgagattttatttaaaatatcatgaatgatgaaatcaataataaaaaaaaaagttcgcaGACAAAAATCCTTAGGAGAAAAATCACGTAAGATGTTTTCTAGGTGTCCAACCCCAAATTTATTcggaacaaaaatttaaaaatgatatttttactgttaaatttataaaaatttgttctcGACAGTACAAGATATTAACGAACTGACAAAAGGATAAATTCACCGAACGCGAACGtcggtttcaaaaattacttcgaaTAAACAACTAAATATCACAACAAACCCACTTTGCGAGTGATGGATTTGCTACAAGTtaaagttgttttaaaaaagcGCCTCGaatgagtaagtaggtaggtatctaaataAAACACCGAAACTtagtatttgaaattgaactgTTCAATGTTCATGTTTCATTTCATATAATTATGTTTCTATTTCAAACTTCGAAGAAGAGCGTgtaaaaaatcgttcattttccaacttgaaaatagcccagaaaaaaaaaaattaaaatgaggaaaaagtACATCcgatttatgattttaaaattttatttttataattccaAGTTTCTATTGATATTTTTGGGTTgatggtgaaatttcaaatctaaaaaatgacaCAAGTTTGACTGACACATTGCCTCAgacaagaagaaaaattaattaacctTGTCCagttatttgataaaaaaataaatgaaaatacatacgatgaatttttacttcctttcaattttgatagtaaaaatttcctttaaaagaTAACGATGAATTGATACCCAGATGGATGCACATTAATTTATCGAGATTCCAATAATGTAATGTAACCAacatacattttaaaattttcgaaaatattttccaacgaaatacctatctacctctCTATAATAATAGTTCGCTACGCACATATTCTTCCTCAATACGCAATCCATAATGAAATGATCTAATTATTACACAGTCGCTAAGAAGATTTACCTATCATACAAACACGACATAGGaaagattttcttttcaatttgcaCATATCGGAAACGTACACACGCGATTTAataaaaatgcttttttaaataatattgaaatttcatgtgATGTATTTCTGCTCCAATTACTCGAGCCGACGGACGGATTATTCAATGTAAGTATATAAGAATTAATAAACCGGTTCCTCGTTTATTTAGTTCTGTCAATATTGTGAATTCTTTTGGAAATATTTAATAACACGTATCAAACATTCGAACCAAAAATTACGTGGCAATGGTTAAATTACTTTGTATATTGTTAGGTCAGTAATTGGATGTTATACGAGTTACGTTTTTAGTAAATATAGATCACTGGGTAGTCTATAAGCCTAATGTAATAGTTTCAATTCTCTAAAActctgtatacctacctataggaatgtgtataattttttttctctttttcaaaactaaCTAACTAGGTAGAGAGGTACACGAAGTAAACGTCTCTATTATTACTCAATGTTACAGTTCTATTATTTGTTTCAAATGAAATATCGACATCGAATACACCACACACGTTTTCGACCAGTGTGTATCACTAAAGAATTGTTCTGGGTACATGtagaacatgatttttttttttttgaaatatgtgtaATTGTAACAAATAGATAACTTATCGTTTATCGATTGTACGACCCAAAGAATTATtgttacgaaaaaattacaagtttgtaCAAATTCAGTATCCACCCGAAGATTTTATTACTCTATTTTAaactacgagtatgtaggtatttattgtaCCTAATTGTACCAAATGGCTCGAGTTATTCTTTCAAAGCAGAAACAAAAGTTTCACGATTATTTATCTAACATGAACTAAATTCACTAAGCTTCCTATAAGTTATTCTGATAAATTGaatctaattaaaaatattagaaaatatAATCACACGAAAAACAATTTACTTAATCATGCATAAACAatcaaatataggtacctacgtaactaaaatgaaaaatatttcgtattACTTACGTCCATTCGTAGGGTAGGAGTAGGAGTAGGACACATCTTCTTGACCGCGATCATAATCACGAGAcccataataataattattggcattattattatcattattaaaAGACTCGGTgacgaaaaaattatgtattaaaTCTCCGATCGACATTTTTGCTAGTGTAAATCAACTAAGTAAACACGAAACGAAAGcaccaaaagtaaaattataaaatcttaTCAATCGAGAAGTGCACCATAAGAATCCATCCGCACTCTTCGAATATTTTGACTGAAGTGTCTTCGGATTCAGTCTACACTTGTACAGCTCTAAACGTGCTAAGGCTGAACAAAAGATACGTTAAATAAAAGGAAAGGAAATGAATCTTTTTTCGAAGAAATCTCGCAAAAAGAGGAAAGCCGCGGTGATATATTTATTAGCCTCTCTCTATTGTAGGCAGGATTTTAACCTTATACCTGAGACTGAAACCACCCCACGAAACGTTCCCAAAACTGGTTTCATTATCACCCTCGCTTCACTTCGAgacagtataggtaggtattgtgaGAATGGTTGGCGTTTAAACCGACACTG
The sequence above is a segment of the Planococcus citri chromosome 3, ihPlaCitr1.1, whole genome shotgun sequence genome. Coding sequences within it:
- the LOC135839089 gene encoding troponin C, isoallergen Bla g 6.0101-like isoform X1 produces the protein MELLSKDQIRILKRAFETLDTSKKGVISVEDLGSILDTLGQHQNDQTLKELVASVDRNGKGTLTFEELCELGVKFMGEEEEDLDKMRDELREAFRLYDREGDGYITTEVLKEILQELDPNLSYSDLEQIIEEVDADGSGTVDFDEFMEMMMG
- the LOC135839089 gene encoding troponin C, isoallergen Bla g 6.0101-like isoform X2, which codes for MDLLSKDQIRILKRAFETLDTSKKGVISVEDLGSILDTLGQHQNDQTLKELVASVDRNGKGTLTFEELCELGVKFMGEEEEDLDKMRDELREAFRLYDREGDGYITTEVLKEILQELDPNLSYSDLEQIIEEVDADGSGTVDFDEFMEMMMG